One Vallitalea pronyensis genomic region harbors:
- a CDS encoding carbohydrate ABC transporter permease yields the protein MRKIKQSREDKIFDMIKITILVIALILVLYPLYFIVIASVSSSQAVNTGQVWYRPIGFNLEGYRRIFDHAMIWMGYRNTILYTFLGTSINVLLTLTLAYPLSRKTFRGGRFIMIFLLITMYFNGGLIPRYLVVQKLGLYDDWKIMVLINAVNVFNVIIARTFLKSSIPDSLFEAATIDGCSHINFLWKIVMPLSKAIIAVLILYYGIAHWNEYFTALIYLNDEKLYSLQLVLRSLLIESQAQDMLESADGAQQQDIGELLKYGLIIVSSLPVLILYPLLQKYFVQGVMIGSVKG from the coding sequence ATGCGTAAAATAAAACAATCAAGAGAAGACAAAATTTTTGATATGATCAAAATTACTATCCTTGTGATAGCACTCATTCTTGTTCTGTATCCTCTGTATTTCATTGTGATAGCATCCGTTTCATCTTCGCAGGCTGTCAATACAGGGCAGGTTTGGTACCGACCTATCGGGTTTAACCTTGAAGGTTATCGAAGAATATTTGACCATGCAATGATATGGATGGGTTATAGAAACACCATATTGTATACCTTTCTCGGTACTTCCATTAATGTCCTATTAACCTTAACACTGGCGTATCCCTTATCGAGAAAAACATTCAGAGGCGGAAGGTTCATTATGATCTTTTTACTCATCACCATGTATTTTAATGGAGGACTAATACCAAGATATTTAGTTGTTCAAAAACTAGGGCTTTATGATGATTGGAAAATTATGGTGTTAATCAATGCAGTCAATGTATTCAATGTCATTATTGCAAGGACGTTTTTGAAAAGTTCCATACCCGATTCACTTTTTGAAGCAGCAACCATTGATGGTTGTTCCCATATTAATTTTCTATGGAAAATTGTCATGCCTTTATCCAAAGCGATTATAGCCGTTTTAATCCTTTACTATGGCATTGCTCACTGGAATGAATATTTTACTGCCTTGATTTATCTGAATGATGAAAAACTATATTCTTTACAATTGGTCTTACGATCTTTACTGATAGAGAGTCAGGCACAGGATATGTTGGAAAGTGCAGATGGGGCCCAACAACAAGATATTGGCGAACTGTTAAAATATGGTCTTATTATTGTGTCAAGTTTACCGGTTTTAATCTTATATCCACTATTACAAAAGTATTTTGTACAAGGGGTAATGATAGGATCTGTCAAAGGATAA
- a CDS encoding carbohydrate ABC transporter permease, whose protein sequence is MNTVKAKIMRWSLSMVLGVIGIAMILPILWMVSSAFKYESDVFKIPMQWIPDYVNLNNFKTAVTDFPYFTWYFNTFKTTIIVVLVTLLFSSMSGYAFAKLKFKGKDFIFFLFIATLMIPVQVRVIPQFMMFKSWDMINKHWTITLPWIYNGFSIFLMRQFFTSIPNELIEAAKIDGSNDYWTFFKVVLPLAKPSLSALGILSFTWGWNAYFGPLIYISDTTKQVLAVGIASFKAEYSNNFSVQMAGSTLALIPIIIVYLIAQKQFIEGIALSGVKG, encoded by the coding sequence ATGAATACAGTGAAAGCAAAAATCATGAGATGGTCATTAAGTATGGTATTGGGTGTTATTGGTATTGCCATGATACTACCTATTTTATGGATGGTGTCATCAGCCTTTAAATATGAAAGTGATGTCTTTAAGATTCCCATGCAGTGGATACCTGATTATGTGAACTTGAATAACTTTAAAACAGCCGTAACGGACTTTCCTTATTTTACATGGTATTTCAATACCTTTAAAACAACCATTATTGTTGTGCTGGTTACATTGTTGTTTAGTTCCATGTCTGGTTATGCCTTTGCTAAATTGAAGTTTAAAGGAAAAGATTTTATATTTTTCTTATTTATCGCTACATTAATGATACCGGTTCAAGTGAGGGTCATTCCCCAATTTATGATGTTTAAATCATGGGACATGATTAATAAACATTGGACCATCACCTTGCCTTGGATCTACAATGGGTTTTCTATCTTTTTAATGAGGCAGTTTTTTACATCCATTCCAAATGAACTCATTGAGGCTGCAAAAATAGACGGCAGTAACGATTATTGGACATTTTTTAAAGTGGTGTTGCCCTTAGCCAAACCCTCCTTAAGTGCGTTGGGTATTCTATCTTTTACATGGGGTTGGAATGCATATTTTGGTCCTTTAATCTATATCAGTGATACCACAAAGCAAGTGTTGGCTGTGGGTATAGCCAGTTTCAAAGCAGAGTATTCCAATAACTTTTCAGTACAGATGGCAGGTTCTACTTTGGCGCTAATACCGATTATTATCGTTTACCTCATCGCACAAAAGCAGTTTATAGAAGGTATTGCCTTATCCGGTGTTAAAGGATAA
- a CDS encoding extracellular solute-binding protein, with protein MKKKWITLMVVFVLSMTAMFSGCGQKDNASSSDVKTSGDATDNNKAEEANFNETGLPIVQEPVTLKVAARKRESIKKPFEELEMFKQIQEATNVHVEWQTTPVSSWNEKKNLILSGGKWPDVFYGNYVLNDNEIVKLAADGVFIPLEDLIDKYAPNIQKVFEEYPEFKAYITAADGHIYSLPTIHANFPYAIGAQFINKRWLDELGLEIPETTDEFYEVLKAFKGRGNSDEVPLSFRYMKGASAIQGIAGMFGSFGLTDNDMHIVVKDDKVIYTAIQPEYKEAVKYMHTLFAEGLVDVESFSQTYPVYKSKMKNSKVGVVNLWGLNGVFGGNYKESDYVFMPPLKGPGGDQGYVWKPSGALSGKGSFLITSTCQHPEVAIRWADYMVDPEISFQLSEGPIGKTFERTEDGKLKPIPDPEGMSHDEFRHQETAGANSFHMVTAEFLKNVIPSSGVAEKRSYEPIYEKVKDSIMFPPYYESPEDAKRAAIIRADVDEYIRETTSRWMLSGGIEEEWDAYVKQLKAMGVDELQEIYQRTYDTGQSMK; from the coding sequence ATGAAGAAAAAATGGATAACGTTAATGGTAGTTTTTGTATTATCGATGACAGCCATGTTCAGCGGTTGTGGTCAAAAAGACAATGCCTCATCGTCAGATGTGAAAACAAGTGGCGACGCAACAGATAACAACAAAGCAGAAGAAGCTAATTTTAACGAGACAGGTCTTCCAATCGTTCAAGAACCTGTTACGTTAAAAGTAGCAGCACGAAAAAGAGAAAGCATTAAAAAGCCTTTCGAAGAACTGGAGATGTTCAAACAGATACAAGAAGCAACCAATGTTCATGTAGAATGGCAAACAACCCCTGTTTCTTCTTGGAATGAGAAGAAAAATCTCATTCTTTCAGGCGGGAAATGGCCAGATGTTTTCTATGGCAATTACGTGCTGAACGATAATGAAATCGTGAAGTTGGCAGCAGATGGTGTTTTTATACCCTTAGAGGATCTCATTGACAAGTATGCACCTAACATTCAGAAAGTGTTTGAAGAATATCCTGAATTTAAAGCTTATATTACAGCGGCAGATGGTCATATCTATTCTCTACCAACCATACACGCCAATTTCCCTTATGCCATTGGTGCTCAGTTCATTAATAAAAGATGGCTGGATGAATTAGGGTTAGAAATTCCTGAAACAACCGACGAATTTTATGAGGTGTTAAAGGCATTTAAGGGTCGTGGCAACAGTGATGAAGTGCCTTTAAGTTTTAGGTACATGAAAGGTGCTTCCGCTATACAGGGTATTGCAGGTATGTTTGGGTCATTTGGTTTAACGGATAATGATATGCATATCGTTGTCAAGGATGATAAGGTCATCTACACAGCCATTCAGCCGGAATATAAGGAAGCTGTTAAGTATATGCACACTTTGTTTGCTGAAGGACTTGTGGATGTGGAGTCATTCTCTCAAACGTACCCCGTGTATAAGTCCAAAATGAAAAATTCCAAGGTTGGTGTGGTGAATTTATGGGGACTTAATGGGGTATTCGGCGGCAATTATAAAGAATCAGATTATGTATTTATGCCCCCATTAAAAGGACCGGGTGGTGACCAAGGTTATGTATGGAAGCCTAGTGGTGCTTTATCTGGCAAAGGATCTTTTTTAATTACAAGTACGTGTCAACACCCTGAAGTGGCCATACGATGGGCAGATTATATGGTTGACCCAGAAATAAGCTTCCAGTTATCAGAAGGCCCAATTGGTAAAACTTTTGAAAGAACAGAAGATGGAAAGTTGAAACCCATACCTGATCCTGAAGGTATGAGTCATGATGAATTTCGACATCAGGAAACGGCTGGTGCAAACAGTTTTCATATGGTCACAGCAGAATTCTTAAAGAATGTGATACCAAGTTCAGGTGTAGCTGAAAAACGCAGCTATGAACCAATCTATGAAAAAGTGAAAGACAGCATCATGTTCCCACCATACTATGAAAGTCCTGAGGATGCTAAGCGGGCTGCTATTATTCGAGCAGATGTGGACGAATACATAAGAGAAACCACGTCCAGATGGATGTTGTCCGGTGGTATTGAGGAAGAATGGGATGCCTATGTGAAACAGTTGAAAGCCATGGGGGTTGATGAATTGCAAGAAATTTATCAAAGAACCTATGACACCGGTCAATCCATGAAATAG
- a CDS encoding ABC transporter permease produces the protein MTSETHALSQGKKGKTWKSFKIVLRRDYQLYLLVIPSIIYFLVFHYAPMYGIQIAFKDFSPTLGITGSPWAGLKHFERFFSSHQFWRLIKNTLGVSLYQLIAGFPIPIMLALLINQVKQKHFKKLVQTVTYIPHFISIVVLVGMINVFLSPTSGLVNHVLELFGREPVYFLGEPNFFKSIFVWSGVWQSAGWGSIIYLAALSGVNPELYEAAKVDGASKFQTIRNIDLPSIMPTIIVLLIMNLGRIMNVGFQKAYLLQNPLNAGASEVIQTYMYKIGLIGMQFEYSTAISLFNTLINVILLVTANQLSKKFTENSLW, from the coding sequence ATGACATCAGAAACCCACGCGTTATCCCAGGGAAAAAAAGGGAAAACATGGAAGTCATTTAAAATTGTTTTAAGACGAGATTATCAATTATACTTGTTGGTTATACCATCCATTATCTATTTTTTAGTATTTCATTATGCCCCCATGTATGGTATACAGATTGCCTTCAAAGATTTTTCGCCAACATTAGGCATTACAGGAAGCCCATGGGCAGGACTGAAACATTTTGAACGGTTTTTTTCATCCCATCAATTTTGGCGGCTCATTAAAAACACATTAGGTGTGAGTTTATACCAGTTAATTGCCGGCTTTCCTATACCTATTATGTTAGCTTTGCTCATTAATCAAGTGAAGCAGAAACACTTTAAGAAGCTGGTGCAGACAGTGACGTATATCCCTCACTTTATTTCCATTGTTGTGTTGGTAGGTATGATTAACGTCTTCTTATCACCTACATCGGGGTTAGTCAACCATGTGCTGGAGTTGTTTGGCAGGGAACCTGTTTATTTTTTGGGAGAACCCAATTTTTTTAAAAGTATATTTGTATGGTCAGGTGTATGGCAAAGTGCCGGATGGGGTTCCATTATATACTTAGCTGCATTATCCGGTGTGAATCCAGAATTATATGAAGCAGCCAAGGTTGACGGTGCATCCAAATTCCAAACCATTAGAAATATCGATTTACCAAGTATTATGCCAACCATCATTGTTTTATTGATTATGAACTTAGGCCGTATTATGAATGTAGGTTTCCAAAAGGCATATTTGTTGCAAAACCCGTTGAATGCAGGAGCCTCAGAAGTCATACAAACCTATATGTATAAAATTGGTTTAATAGGGATGCAATTTGAGTATTCAACTGCCATTAGTCTTTTTAATACATTAATCAATGTCATTTTACTGGTAACAGCCAATCAATTATCCAAAAAATTCACAGAAAACAGTTTGTGGTAA
- a CDS encoding ABC transporter substrate-binding protein produces MKKICSIILVLTMVLGILTACGQDDSKKTNDGTKDQGTASNNDANANKKTAEKEREKLIISLDKMPEDVKLARAIEEVQEMEKYSHVDFEIHGKEADFLTTMPITVAGGEQRDLVAVAQPILQQQWADAGTIQPLTKMIESLGLDFEKEFGPYAANAMNNGEYYTIPHNITKWALYYNKKIFDEAGIPYPDPKVPMTWDDYRALAKQLTSGEGAEKKYGALYLTWPMFWYGEAIMTLGGGQHFYNEEGLSNIEDPAFAHALQKTFDMMHVDKSIPTHADVVISKTKPTAFMNGQYGMAVQGGWILSWAADKENYPRDFEIGIAPMPVDEGTTPKTWGIVNGFAIAQTSANPELALEVGMDLSRLSAQYAMAAPEANQTVEQNLLYTGMGDKLGAEGMTTEVLLDIFANPETAFLTEKVTGANAPTYEKVINEEVEKFLVEEQDLDTTINNIKARGDKKILD; encoded by the coding sequence ATGAAAAAAATATGCAGTATTATATTGGTACTGACAATGGTATTGGGGATATTGACAGCATGTGGACAAGATGATAGTAAGAAAACAAATGATGGTACAAAAGATCAGGGGACGGCATCAAATAACGATGCAAACGCTAATAAAAAAACAGCAGAAAAAGAACGTGAAAAACTGATTATTTCATTAGATAAGATGCCAGAAGATGTGAAACTTGCTCGAGCAATCGAAGAAGTACAAGAAATGGAAAAATACAGCCATGTGGATTTTGAGATTCATGGAAAAGAAGCTGATTTTCTTACAACCATGCCCATTACTGTTGCAGGTGGTGAACAACGGGACTTGGTGGCAGTAGCACAACCTATTCTACAGCAGCAATGGGCAGATGCTGGAACCATTCAACCTCTAACGAAGATGATTGAATCACTGGGTCTTGATTTTGAAAAAGAATTTGGACCTTATGCGGCCAATGCAATGAATAATGGGGAGTATTATACCATACCTCACAACATTACAAAATGGGCGTTGTACTATAACAAAAAAATATTTGATGAAGCAGGCATACCTTACCCAGATCCAAAAGTGCCTATGACTTGGGATGACTATCGCGCATTAGCCAAGCAGTTAACCAGTGGGGAAGGTGCAGAGAAAAAATATGGTGCCCTTTACTTAACATGGCCCATGTTCTGGTATGGTGAAGCCATTATGACACTTGGTGGCGGACAACATTTTTACAACGAAGAAGGGTTATCCAATATTGAAGATCCAGCCTTTGCACATGCCTTGCAAAAAACATTTGATATGATGCATGTAGACAAGAGTATACCTACCCATGCGGATGTGGTAATTTCCAAAACAAAACCAACAGCTTTTATGAATGGACAATATGGTATGGCTGTGCAGGGCGGCTGGATTTTGAGCTGGGCAGCTGACAAGGAAAACTATCCAAGAGATTTTGAAATTGGTATTGCACCTATGCCTGTTGATGAAGGCACTACACCCAAAACATGGGGGATTGTTAATGGTTTTGCCATAGCCCAGACTTCGGCTAATCCTGAATTGGCACTGGAAGTAGGCATGGACTTATCACGGCTTTCTGCCCAATATGCCATGGCAGCACCTGAAGCCAACCAAACCGTTGAACAAAATCTCTTGTATACAGGTATGGGTGATAAGCTTGGGGCAGAAGGCATGACCACAGAAGTTCTATTGGATATATTCGCTAATCCAGAGACAGCATTTCTTACAGAAAAAGTCACAGGAGCCAATGCACCTACTTATGAAAAAGTCATTAATGAAGAAGTTGAGAAATTCTTAGTTGAAGAACAAGATCTCGATACCACCATTAACAATATCAAAGCACGTGGTGATAAAAAAATTCTTGATTAA
- a CDS encoding sulfatase family protein, whose translation MKKNVIILHTDQQRYDSLGCNGNQHARTEHIDSLAEDGCRFTRHIAANTTCMPSRASLLTGLYVPGHGVCSNGIPLWRRTREDDPISDKRSMKLFGEKVQDKIPTMADKLGDWGYQTALFGKIHVQPHLAPKGYGFYESYSGWHQEDIVDDENSYYGFQTKKLILGHGEQTCQYSCGHYGRWLHQQHPEMAAYITSDTAKTVLPHIRKDIYLSKLPSALHNTMWLADEVCAFMDQDKADDKPLFMFVGFPDPHHPFTPPEDISQDFMTMPLPAFASREHMKGEKPSKVRKTMEASQTSKENCAMAYRHTMASIYLIDQAIGKIINHLKEKGLYEDTIIVFTSDHGDYLGDFDMLMKNDIAFHNLLHLPFIVKGTKDMNLPSIKHTPMSNADVMPTLLSMLGMDTDSYIQGVDIFDQANEDNTPMVTCFGVTTEYRNISLYDDTYRYTYYLETKEEELYDHTTDIQELNNLVNDPDVDVTEICKTFRGKLLEKHVESDLGIYHHYALW comes from the coding sequence ATGAAAAAAAACGTTATCATCTTACATACAGATCAACAACGATATGACAGCTTAGGCTGTAATGGAAACCAACATGCTAGAACAGAACATATTGATTCTCTAGCAGAAGATGGTTGTCGATTCACAAGGCATATTGCTGCCAATACAACGTGTATGCCCTCAAGGGCAAGTTTACTCACCGGTTTATACGTACCAGGTCATGGCGTTTGTTCTAATGGCATACCCTTGTGGCGAAGAACGAGAGAAGATGATCCTATCAGTGATAAACGGAGTATGAAGCTTTTTGGGGAAAAGGTACAAGATAAAATTCCAACCATGGCGGATAAATTGGGTGACTGGGGTTATCAGACAGCTCTCTTTGGCAAGATACATGTTCAACCCCATCTAGCACCTAAAGGGTATGGTTTTTATGAATCCTACAGCGGGTGGCATCAAGAGGATATTGTTGACGATGAAAACTCTTATTATGGGTTTCAAACGAAGAAGTTAATATTAGGCCATGGGGAGCAAACATGTCAGTATAGTTGTGGCCATTACGGAAGATGGCTCCATCAACAACATCCTGAAATGGCAGCGTACATCACTTCAGATACAGCGAAAACAGTTTTACCACATATACGTAAAGATATCTACCTATCGAAGCTCCCATCAGCATTACATAACACCATGTGGTTGGCAGATGAAGTATGTGCCTTTATGGATCAAGATAAAGCTGATGATAAACCCTTATTTATGTTTGTAGGATTTCCTGACCCTCATCATCCATTTACACCGCCAGAAGATATCAGCCAGGATTTTATGACCATGCCCCTGCCAGCCTTTGCTTCAAGGGAGCATATGAAGGGTGAAAAACCTTCTAAAGTGAGAAAAACAATGGAGGCAAGTCAAACATCTAAGGAAAACTGTGCTATGGCTTACAGGCATACCATGGCATCCATTTATCTTATTGATCAGGCCATTGGAAAGATTATCAACCACTTGAAAGAAAAGGGGCTGTACGAGGATACCATTATTGTCTTTACCTCAGACCATGGTGATTATTTAGGTGATTTTGATATGTTAATGAAAAACGATATCGCCTTTCATAATTTACTCCATTTGCCATTTATCGTAAAAGGCACAAAGGATATGAACCTACCGTCTATAAAACACACCCCTATGAGTAATGCGGATGTTATGCCCACGTTGCTGAGTATGCTGGGTATGGATACAGACAGCTATATCCAAGGTGTGGACATATTTGATCAAGCCAATGAAGATAACACACCCATGGTTACCTGTTTTGGTGTGACGACAGAGTATCGGAATATATCCCTTTATGATGATACTTATCGGTACACGTACTATCTGGAAACCAAAGAAGAAGAACTTTATGACCATACCACAGATATTCAAGAGCTTAATAATTTGGTCAACGACCCAGATGTGGATGTCACAGAGATATGTAAAACATTTCGAGGGAAACTCTTGGAGAAACATGTTGAAAGTGATCTGGGTATCTACCATCATTATGCACTGTGGTAA
- a CDS encoding carbohydrate ABC transporter permease, whose amino-acid sequence MRTRRKKHIKQNIVGYTFILPSLIGFILFMAYPLFHSLFLSLMNWNMFKGLEGSTFIGFDNYKAVFENEYFRAGIMNNIKFVIMAVPLLLIVSMLLATLLNRNIWGRGALRTMYFMPYVATITAAAVVFSALFHPEFGPINSFLRAIGVADPPSWTASVKWALPTVALFWIWKNLGYCVVIFLAGLQGIPKSYYEAASIDGASKFSQFMHITLPLVSPTTFFLAVTTVIASFQVFAEVNVMTEGGPGTATVTLVYHIYETAFKRYQMGYASAVSWVFFALVVVVTAIQWMGQKKWVKYV is encoded by the coding sequence ATGCGTACTAGAAGGAAAAAACACATCAAACAGAATATCGTTGGTTATACCTTTATTTTACCGTCATTGATAGGGTTTATTCTATTTATGGCATACCCATTGTTTCATTCATTGTTTTTAAGTCTCATGAATTGGAACATGTTTAAGGGCTTAGAAGGTTCCACATTTATTGGTTTTGATAACTATAAAGCGGTTTTTGAAAATGAATATTTCCGTGCAGGGATAATGAATAACATTAAATTTGTTATCATGGCTGTGCCCCTCTTATTAATTGTATCCATGCTCTTAGCAACCTTATTGAATCGGAATATATGGGGCAGAGGTGCTCTTAGAACCATGTATTTTATGCCTTATGTAGCGACCATTACTGCAGCAGCAGTTGTTTTTTCAGCGTTATTTCATCCAGAGTTTGGACCCATTAATTCTTTTCTGAGGGCAATAGGTGTCGCAGACCCACCGTCGTGGACAGCAAGTGTTAAATGGGCACTGCCTACAGTAGCACTGTTCTGGATCTGGAAGAATTTAGGTTATTGTGTGGTCATCTTTTTAGCTGGGCTTCAAGGCATACCCAAAAGTTATTATGAGGCTGCATCTATCGATGGTGCCAGTAAGTTTAGCCAATTTATGCATATAACGTTACCCCTTGTATCCCCAACAACGTTTTTCTTAGCGGTTACAACGGTGATTGCATCCTTCCAGGTTTTTGCAGAGGTTAATGTGATGACCGAAGGTGGACCTGGAACAGCTACCGTGACCCTTGTTTATCATATTTATGAAACAGCATTTAAACGTTATCAAATGGGTTATGCATCCGCCGTATCATGGGTATTTTTTGCTCTCGTTGTTGTTGTGACAGCCATTCAGTGGATGGGTCAAAAAAAATGGGTAAAATATGTATAG
- a CDS encoding FadR/GntR family transcriptional regulator, producing MYKKVDLVQQVVDKIEDWIRSGDYKNMDLLPSEGDISKQFEVSRATVRDAIRILEVRGYVERIHGVGIKVNNRSTEVAIHSLSEMIARNAISYHELLDVRRLIEPRAASLAAKHASDEDKAILLACVEVMEAEKSNTKKHQESDYTFHETLAKASGNRLLYTIVSSYSSLLLKQIHEADEKAISLEAKQHYHRKIYESINNNDSEGAMRHMLIHLEDTENNLKR from the coding sequence ATGTATAAAAAAGTTGATTTAGTACAGCAAGTTGTGGATAAGATTGAAGACTGGATAAGAAGTGGTGACTATAAGAACATGGATTTATTGCCAAGTGAAGGCGATATTAGCAAACAGTTTGAAGTGAGTCGAGCCACTGTCAGGGATGCTATTCGGATTTTGGAAGTTCGTGGCTATGTAGAACGTATACATGGTGTAGGCATTAAAGTAAACAATCGTAGTACGGAGGTTGCCATTCATTCACTATCAGAAATGATTGCAAGAAACGCTATTTCATATCATGAGTTATTGGATGTGAGAAGACTTATTGAACCAAGAGCGGCTTCTCTAGCAGCCAAGCATGCATCAGATGAAGATAAAGCCATTCTTCTAGCATGTGTGGAAGTAATGGAAGCTGAAAAAAGCAATACGAAGAAACATCAAGAAAGCGACTATACGTTTCATGAAACATTAGCCAAGGCCAGCGGTAATAGGCTTTTATACACCATTGTCAGTTCTTATAGTTCGCTGTTACTGAAGCAAATCCACGAAGCCGATGAGAAGGCCATATCCTTAGAAGCCAAACAACATTATCATCGAAAGATCTATGAAAGTATCAACAATAACGATTCAGAAGGTGCCATGAGGCACATGCTTATACATTTAGAGGACACAGAGAATAACTTAAAACGATAA
- a CDS encoding sulfatase family protein, translating into MMKKNIIVLHTDQQRYDSLGCNGNLYGRTDNIDALAEEGCRFTRHISANTACMPSRASLMTGLYVPGHGVSSNGIPLWRRDNGCEDPNNAISRRLFGVDVRDRIPTMADIFGDHGYDTALFGKIHLQPHLADKSYNFYESCSVWEDEDIIHRDDPFYGFKTRKLILGHGEAPCGYNRGHYGRWLQENHPEYAALVNPGEDANTKEGSIRSDIYLSKIPSKVHHTMWLADEACDYLDKHQDSEKPTFMFVGFPDPHHPFSPPEDIAKDFLDLPLPDFAKLEDMEGDKPQAVMETIQHFNAEKEDIHLAYRYTAASIHLIDKAVGQITRKLKELHMYDDTIIVYTSDHGDFLGDLDMICKYDTAFHNLLHLPFIIKPAKEHKPLPSVVETSMSNADVLPTLLAMSGIEKDSYIQGIDIFDEAAEGNMPMATCYTAREGYRNISIYDDTYRYTYYIETKEEELYNHIADPQELKNLATNPSDSIRKICDDFKNTLFNKHIESDLGIFNHYALW; encoded by the coding sequence ATGATGAAAAAGAATATCATTGTGTTACACACAGACCAACAGCGTTATGATAGTCTAGGATGTAATGGAAATCTTTATGGGAGAACAGACAACATTGATGCCTTGGCTGAAGAGGGCTGTCGCTTTACCAGACATATTTCAGCCAATACAGCTTGTATGCCATCAAGAGCAAGCTTAATGACGGGCTTATATGTACCAGGACATGGCGTATCTTCTAATGGCATACCTTTATGGCGAAGAGATAATGGATGTGAGGATCCAAATAATGCAATCAGCAGAAGACTTTTTGGCGTGGATGTCCGGGATCGGATACCCACCATGGCAGATATTTTCGGTGACCATGGTTATGACACCGCATTATTCGGTAAGATTCATTTACAGCCCCACTTGGCGGATAAATCCTATAACTTCTATGAGTCATGCAGTGTATGGGAGGATGAGGATATCATCCATAGAGATGATCCTTTTTATGGTTTTAAGACAAGAAAGTTAATTCTGGGTCATGGTGAAGCACCTTGTGGGTATAATCGAGGACACTATGGCAGATGGCTGCAAGAAAACCATCCAGAATATGCAGCTCTTGTGAATCCAGGAGAAGATGCCAATACAAAAGAAGGTTCCATTAGAAGCGATATCTATTTATCCAAAATACCTTCAAAAGTACATCATACCATGTGGTTAGCAGATGAAGCTTGTGATTATTTGGATAAGCATCAAGACAGTGAAAAACCGACCTTCATGTTTGTAGGTTTTCCAGACCCTCACCATCCATTTTCACCGCCAGAAGATATTGCCAAAGACTTTCTTGACCTTCCACTGCCAGACTTTGCTAAGCTTGAAGATATGGAAGGGGACAAACCCCAGGCAGTAATGGAAACCATACAACATTTTAACGCGGAGAAGGAAGATATACATTTAGCTTATCGCTATACAGCAGCGTCCATACACCTGATTGATAAAGCAGTGGGACAAATCACCCGTAAGTTAAAAGAGCTTCATATGTATGATGATACAATTATTGTGTACACATCGGACCATGGTGATTTCCTTGGCGACCTGGATATGATATGCAAATACGATACAGCTTTTCATAATCTGCTCCATTTGCCATTTATCATTAAGCCCGCTAAAGAGCATAAACCCTTACCATCAGTTGTAGAAACATCCATGAGTAATGCGGACGTGTTACCTACACTTTTGGCCATGAGTGGCATAGAAAAAGACAGTTACATACAAGGTATAGATATCTTTGATGAAGCTGCAGAAGGTAACATGCCCATGGCCACTTGCTACACAGCTCGAGAAGGCTATCGGAATATTTCCATTTATGATGACACGTATCGTTATACATACTATATCGAGACGAAAGAAGAAGAGCTCTATAACCATATAGCCGACCCGCAAGAACTTAAGAATTTAGCAACCAATCCATCTGATTCTATTAGAAAAATCTGTGATGATTTTAAGAACACCTTATTCAATAAACATATTGAATCGGATCTTGGCATATTTAACCATTATGCTTTGTGGTAA